The Drosophila yakuba strain Tai18E2 chromosome X, Prin_Dyak_Tai18E2_2.1, whole genome shotgun sequence DNA segment GAAAACATAAAAGtaaattactcatacgcagtgtgcaCCGAGTGATGATGGTCTATTTATACATACACAAAAAGCTCTGTTCAAGTTGAAGGAAACTATATTTAAACGCATTTCTAATCAACAAGTGCTTGTGGAGATTTTACAAGTGTAGTTCGATTCCCCATTCAGCGGCGAATGCAACAAGTTGAGTAAACAAACAATCGCACACTCGCGGATAACATCTATACAAACTCAGCCGGTGAATGTGCacaaatatgtatgtgtgtgtgtgtgtgtgtgtgtgtgtgtacgtgtgtgtgtgcgtgtgtgtatgggAAATGGCACTTGGGAATGGCTAAAAAGTAGACAGCTCGAGAGGCCAAAGCCAACAGTCGTTggccacttggccaacaaTTGCACAGACAACAATTTGACATCAAGTGCAAGGGTGCAGTGCACTGTGCTAACTCAATCAAGGCCAGCGAATCGCTGCATCGGCAATTGGGAATCGCAATGGGAATCGGTTGAACGTTTCGAATACCCTGTAAATAAGCAAATGCACCACAATGGCATAAATAAGATGGCAGGATATAAATTGAACAGACGTAGTTCGTAGTGTGATTAAGTGTGATTTTCGTTTATGGAACATTAAatggtttgtttttattgaatggcaaataaataaggctttagtttaaatttaagaaatattgttaccttttttttgtttggtgtgGTCAGTTACCTTTTGTTATCTTTGAAATGTGcaccattttttttattatcgatttactataaaatattttttgagccttaaataaatatttccgAAATGTGAACGAAAACCATAACTTGTATAGTTTTTAGTCGAAAAAGTTGATCTTATCTTGCCTGAAATACCGagtttaaaatgtttactattatttttatactttttccAAGTAGTTGCATTgctttgcatttgtttatttggctGTTGCGCACTTTCCCAGTGCCTAGGATGgctttattttgttattcTCATTcctatttttcttatttttcctattttcttcgtttttatttttttgtgcaaCTGTTTGCATTGCTTTTGccaatgcaattgcaattgcattgcattgcattgcaattgcaataGCTCCTGCACTTCGTTTTGCACTCGCCAATGTCTGTGTGTATTTTGCGAACTTGTTTTGCAATtgcgttttaaaataaattacatcaGTGCGAGGGGTGGAGATAGGGGTTGCTTGTTGGGGGTTGTGAAGTGGGGCATTTGGACGGGATGGGTCTAAAACAACATTGTGGCAGCGGACAGCGGTAGCCAATCGGATGCAGCGATCTCACATTTCCGTATAAATTACTCATGAACTCGGCCGAAAGCGAATGCAATGGGGCGCACAGAAAGTAATTAGCCATTAGCCCGCTAATATTCATCAGCCTATATCCATTACATATGGTATTAAATTAGTTCTTTAGCTGCATTAAcagtaaataattaataacaaattttggcgagaaaaaagaaatgcttAAGATTACCTACATTTTTTGCTGTGTATCGCAATCGCAATATAATGTTCAAGACATTTGGCGCCAAGTGAAACGAACCAAAGCCTTACCAAACAGAACGTGATCATTGCACTTGAAACCCCGAGCTCAATCGCCCCATCCCCGAATCGCCACCCATGCAAAACTGATAACTATTGACAGACTGAGACGGACGGGGGCAAAAGGGGGGGCTGTTTTGTTGTCATAGTCTAGTCGGGGCACTATGTAATACTTGCAACTACGTAACGGCCACACAAATGCCCAGTCATGTGCCccatacaaacatacatacatatgtacgaaTGAATGAGTATGAGAATGAGAGGGTGTGTGCATGTGGGATTATGCGGACAACATACGGACAAACGTCTCCAGATTATTATGAAACATGCGTAATATGTGCAGCTAGTGTAGTTTCGTTCAATTACCAACTGTGCTACAAGCAAAAATCCCAAAAGGCTGTCCAAAAGTATGCAGTGCCATGAATTCATAACCGCTTTTACCCGGACAAACACACTCGTGTTCCTACCTCAACGAACAATCACTTATCGTTTACAACATTGTGTATTATTgtgtattattttgttattgttattatccACATTATTCTGACATTTTAGACTGAAGTGTATCATTATAATGAAATGCTTTTTCTTAAGAGGATTTGAAATGGTGGCATAGGCTTTTTATATcccaaaaaaacaatttacaattgaactaaatataatattaattttcgtattttttagTGGTCGGGAGGCGCGAAACCGGGCGGAAAAGAATCGGCGGGACAAGCTGAATGGATCCATCCAGGAACTATCCACAATGGTGCCCCATGTGGCGGAGTCGCCACGTCGAGTGGACAAAACAGCCGTTCTGCGCTTCGCCGCCCATGCACTGCGATTAAAACATGGTAAGCTATATCACAAATGAGTAAATATATAGTAATACTATATAAAAACATCTTTAGCCTTTGGCAACAGTCTGATGCAGCAGCGGCCACAGATCACGGACACACTGATGGACATGCTGGACAGCTTCTTCCTCACGCTCACCTGCCATGGCCACATACTGCTAATCTCGGCCAGCATTGAGCAGCACCTGGGCCACTGTCAGTCGGATCTGTATGGACAGAGCATCATGCAGATCACCCATCCCGAGGACCAGAACATGCTCAAGCAGCAGCTGATCCCCACCGAACTGGAGAACCTCTTTGACGCCCATGGCGACTCGGCGGATGCGGACGGTGAGCCACGCCAGCGCAGCAAAGCCGAGGAGGATGCCATCGATCGCAAGTTGCGCGAGGACAGACGCAGTTTTCGTGTGAGGTTGGTTCGAGGTCTCACATCCTATTATCCCATAGTACTCTTCGTAGCACTGTGACTTACGTCTTAATATGACATTATGCCATATTTTTATGCAGATTGGCTCGTGCGGGTCCCAGATCGGAACCCACCGCCTACGAAGTGGTCAAGATCGATGGCTGTTTTCGGCGTAGTGACGAAGCGCCGCGCGGCGTGCGCTCCAATCATTTCAGCTCCAATCTGCAGTTGATCAGGAGGACTCGCGGTCGTGATGATGTCATTCCTCTGCACACCATTAGCGGCAACGATATCGTAAGTTAATAACTTTCGAATAACTTTCGAAGTAAAACTCCATGACTATTTTAGATACTGACTGGCTGCGCCCGGATCATCCGTCCGCCAAAGATCGCCAGTCGGCTGATTGATGCCAACACACTGGAGTACAAAACCCGTCACCTGATCGACGGCAGGATCATCGACTGCGACCAGAGGATTGGCATCGTGGCCGGTTACATGACCGATGAGGTGCGCAATCTCAGTCCATTCACCTTCATGCACAACGACGATGTGCGCTGGGTGATCGTGGCCCTGCGGCAAAGTGAGTGTTTAGACCTAATCTCTGCCCTATCATATGTAACCCAATCCATCATCTATCATCATATTATTGACTCGTTTCAGTGTACGACTGCAATAGTTCATATGGCGAGTCCACTTACCGCCTGTTCACCCGCAACGGAAACATCATCTACCTGCAATCGAAGGGCTATCTGGAGATCGACAAGGAGACGAACAAGGTGCACTCCTTTGTCTGCGTCAACACGCTGCTGGGCGAGGAGGAGGGCAAGCGGCGGGTGCAGGAGATGAAGAAGAAGTTCTCGGTGATCATTAACACCCAGATACCGCAGTCCACCGTCGATGTGCCCGCCTCCGAGCATCCGGCTCTGCTGGAGAAGGCCGTGCTGCGGCTCATCCAGAATCTGCAGAAATCCGGCGAGAATGGCGGCCATGATGACGGCGATGAGGACGATGATGCgcaggacgacgacgacgaggaggaggatgatgaCGACGATCAGGACGATGGGGCACGGAGCATGTCCGAATTTGGCGATCCCTATGGCAGCCATCATGGTCGATCGCATCACGGTTCCTCGGCGCTTTCCTCCCACGGTCATGGTAGCTCCAAGACGCCGCCCCTGGCACTGGTTCCACCGGAAACATCCTCCGTCAAGTCGGCGATCTCGAAGAGCATCAGTGTGGTCAATGTAACGGCGGCCAAGCATCTGCGCGGTGTCCACGGATCGGCGGCAGTCAAATCGCCCAGCTCCTTGGGCAGTTGCACCTGCAGCGAGTCCCATTCGCCCTGCGCCTTCTGCCAGGGTCCACCCACGCCCGATCCCCAAGCGGTTGGGTTCACCCTGAAGAGGAGCAGCACTGCTCTGGCGGAAACCGAGGAGAAGATGACCAAGCGGCGGTTCATGCCCAGCACTGGTGAGTTGGGGGCTTAACTTAGAAATCGATGTACTATTGCTGAATATTTCTGGTTACATTTGTGccattcaaatttgaatttttttctcGGCAGAAATCGAGCACGTGCTGCACACGTCTCTGGACCAAATCGGGCGAAATCTGACCCAACAACTCAATGTGGCCAGGAATTTGCGGGAACAGAGCCAGCGATACGAGTTGCCCCATGCCAATCAGCGATTCGATGAGATCATGGTAAGCTATGCAACAAAAATCCTGAAATTTTGAAATCCAATTACCagcaaatacaacaaaaagcaGTTTGTGATTGATGTTGACCGTATTTTCGTGACCCTTtgcagcaggagcaccagAAACAAAGTGAACTGTATGTGAACATCAAGAGCGAGTACGaggtgcagctgcagcacaaGGCCAGCACACGGAAGTCATCGGATTCGGATCAAAATCAGGAGGAACAGCCGCTTCAGGAGGAGGACCAGGACTAGAGAGATAGGGAGTGCCCGTTCGGCTCTCGACTGAAGGGTTTCATCGATGTGATATGTAACTACTGTCCTGGCAGCCAGCTCAagcccaaacacacacacaaggtGTCCCTAATTCGTAATAGAACCAATTATTCGGGGTTAGGTCATTCGGTCAACTGATGGGTAACTGCTGCGGaacagattcagatacagatacagatacggatagATATCCTCTTACCCCAACCTATGAGTGAGCCTGAGACAAGCATACTTTAGATACCCCGcccacatgcacacacacacatatatttatatatatatatgtagtaatatatatatgtatatagatatatgtacatatatacactgTTTGTtcagtttgttgtttttaactTCCTGTCCCACGTAGAAGGACTTTTACATGCATGTAGAACTAGTTACCGCtgccgtttccgtttccggtttcGTTTAGAATGTTAGAAACATTTTTAGTAGGTAAATCCAATTGCAACTGATTCTTTCGATTACAATTTCTTATTTGCTTATcgcaattttccaaaataaacaaacaatggTAGAACAAATATTCATAGAAAGAAGTTACGTCAATTTCCGCCGGAAGCGGAAACGGCAACAAACAACCACAAAGGATaaagatagagatagagataaAGATTAGCGTAAATGGGAggatttaaacaattattaGGCTAAATGAAATATACTATTAAAACCTATGTACCATACGTTGTGCGTAATGCCCAAACTAAACGTGATAAAAGACTGTTACCAactacatacacacatacataatACCAAGATGGAAACACCCGTAAATCTATAACTAAAACGTAAACTTAAATCGGCATAGTTTCGCATAAAgatgaaatatatacatatataacaaATATTCATACGCGCACTTAGAGGAGGCGTGGCATAGTCTAATTACATTTACTGTACGAACACTTTTTATAGATGTTTAATGTTGTTATGGTTAAGTTAAATCCGGATGAATCGATGGATTTTGGCCAAGCACGGTGCACTGCATATAACAAGTGAGCCAAGTACAatttacacatatatatacataattagATGCATATATGGTTCGATGTAAACTAATAAATCGATGTAAAAGCGTAAAAACGGAAGTTAAGAaaccacacacccacacacacacacacaaaaaccagaaaaagcTGAGGCGAAAAAAATATGAGAACTCTGTTAAATGTTTGttatgcatttgttttttttttatctaaattaatattaaactaATGTATTAGTGAATAAACTTGTGTACCTACATACAAAACAATGACAAAGCAGGCGGTGGTTTTattcgtttatttatttcaatctGAGAACTATAGGAGCTGAACaaattttacataaataaatttctattaatatttatatattatttttgaaattccTTTTCTTTCGTTGCATGTTTTTAATGTGCCccaatttaagcaaataatcGCCAGGCTGGTATCGGCAGGGCCACAAAAGGTCACACTGGCCGATGCGGACCTATCGGCCTATCGCTCTCCGATAGCAGCGGTCGCTATTTGTCCGAACCTATCGGTGCCTATCGGGGAGACAACGTTCGCGTGGCTGCTGCGCGCTGTAAAACGCAAAGAAGCCAAAAAGCAAGGGCAATCGCATCGCCAGAAGCACAAAACGCTGCTCCATTTCGGAAAACCCCAGTGCCCGTTTTTGTACCCCGCCGCTGTCACCGCTTAACGGAGCCTCAACCCAAAATTATACAGAATAGTGGAAAAAACCTTTAGTCGAACAGTGTGAAAGTGTAAAAAGAAgggaattaaataaaagtaaaaccGCTAGGCGAGCTCCGCAAAATGAGTGGGGATGTGGCTGCCGAAAATGTAAGTGCCCTTAACGAAAATTCTATTCCGTTTTTTATGTAATGTGCAAACGTGTTGAATGGGGGACTTTGCCTGCCGCCTGCCTGCCGCAAAAATCAAGTTAAATTCTGCACCGAATAATTGTAGGGTGCATAGAATAGTTGCAAGTGTACCGCTTGCTGTTGGCAGCGCAGTCGGCGTCGCTGCTAGCAGAGTGCGTAAAATGCAGGCGAgaagaaaaagagagaaaaacgagcagagaaaaaaataagaagagGCCTTTTGGTAAT contains these protein-coding regions:
- the LOC6524807 gene encoding uncharacterized protein LOC6524807, with product MEGASRSRNSSTSHSQGRGQDIEDLKQDIPYFDEPPALDADLLVLGKSECQLDELAWDRDADADVDADVDAPLETAPAVDLEEDNYPDENESSVLGSDYAPSGSGSGANSFYQSPTPSGAGSGCDLMLRPPSNSMYHFNYRSPGSPMPVAPAVANSRGLHPYAHSPAHGNPPGFYPNMWYPNAPYGSAGAAGAAGAAGGAVSGGRYMGYGPGGASSSPGAGPGAMQAAYPGHSAHMHALHHQYPQPHPHAHHPQHPHHSPHPHHPHPHETMMEMFQLSNSGREARNRAEKNRRDKLNGSIQELSTMVPHVAESPRRVDKTAVLRFAAHALRLKHAFGNSLMQQRPQITDTLMDMLDSFFLTLTCHGHILLISASIEQHLGHCQSDLYGQSIMQITHPEDQNMLKQQLIPTELENLFDAHGDSADADGEPRQRSKAEEDAIDRKLREDRRSFRVRLARAGPRSEPTAYEVVKIDGCFRRSDEAPRGVRSNHFSSNLQLIRRTRGRDDVIPLHTISGNDIILTGCARIIRPPKIASRLIDANTLEYKTRHLIDGRIIDCDQRIGIVAGYMTDEVRNLSPFTFMHNDDVRWVIVALRQMYDCNSSYGESTYRLFTRNGNIIYLQSKGYLEIDKETNKVHSFVCVNTLLGEEEGKRRVQEMKKKFSVIINTQIPQSTVDVPASEHPALLEKAVLRLIQNLQKSGENGGHDDGDEDDDAQDDDDEEEDDDDDQDDGARSMSEFGDPYGSHHGRSHHGSSALSSHGHGSSKTPPLALVPPETSSVKSAISKSISVVNVTAAKHLRGVHGSAAVKSPSSLGSCTCSESHSPCAFCQGPPTPDPQAVGFTLKRSSTALAETEEKMTKRRFMPSTEIEHVLHTSLDQIGRNLTQQLNVARNLREQSQRYELPHANQRFDEIMQEHQKQSELYVNIKSEYEVQLQHKASTRKSSDSDQNQEEQPLQEEDQD